From Oreochromis aureus strain Israel breed Guangdong linkage group 4, ZZ_aureus, whole genome shotgun sequence, a single genomic window includes:
- the aldh3b1 gene encoding aldehyde dehydrogenase family 3 member B1: MESQSQVLERLRTAFESGVTIPEKFRRTQLTNLMSMIKDNEEQIVNALHKDLTKPKFEAILSEVDIVMNELHYALSNLTSWMQPEYVSKNLATKLDDCFVRREPLGVVLIIGPWNYPMQLLILPMIGAIAAGNCVVIKPSEVSAATDNLITELMPKYLSKDCYAVVRGGPKETQALLKNRFDHIFYTGSQAVARVVLQAAAVHLTPVTLELGGKCPCLIYGRVNATAAAHRLVWAKFFNAGQSCVAPDYVLCSKATRDALVPALRQVLEDFYGSDIQKSPDMSRIVTPKHWTRLMGLLNRTKGKVVVGGEHDEKDRYIAPTVVVDVAEDDALMEEEIFGPILPILTIESLEESIKLTKRKEKPLAFYVFSDESSVVKKVLENSSSGGFCSNDGIVHMALPGLPFGGVGNSGFGHYHGHWGFEAFSHRRAVMLRGWALEKLNALRYPPYSDEKLSWLRWTTSPKSCSIM; the protein is encoded by the exons ATGGAGAGCCAGAGTCAGGTTTTGGAAAGGTTGCGCACAGCGTTTGAATCGGGTGTCACAATACCGGAGAAGTTTCGCAGGACACAGCTGACCAACCTAATGTCCATGATCAAAGACAACGAGGAGCAGATTGTAAATGCGCTGCACAAAGACCTCACAAAG CCAAAATTTGAGGCCATCCTCTCTGAGGTTGATATAGTGATGAATGAGCTCCATTACGCCCTCAGTAACCTCACAAGCTGGATGCAGCCGGAGTATGTGAGCAAAAACCTG GCCACAAAGCTTGATGACTGTTTTGTACGGAGGGAACCTTTAGGAGTTGTTTTGATCATCGGGCCATGGAACTACCCCATGCAACTTCTCATCTTACCCATGATTGGAGCCATTGCTGCAG GAAACTGTGTGGTCATCAAGCCCTCCGAAGTCAGCGCCGCCACAGATAATCTGATAACAGAGCTCATGCCCAAATATCTGTCTAAG GACTGTTATGCAGTTGTTCGTGGTGGACCAAAGGAGACCCAAGCCCTTCTGAAGAATCGATTTGACCACATTTTCTACACGG GTTCTCAGGCTGTGGCACGTGTCGTCCTCCAGGCTGCTGCAGTCCACTTGACCCCAGTGACCTTGGAGCTGGGAGGCAAGTGCCCCTGCTTAATATATGGTCGGGTGAATgccactgctgctgctcacCGCTTGGTGTGGGCTAAGTTTTTCAATGCTGGCCAGAGCTGTGTGGCACCGGATTACGTTCTGTGCTCGAAAGCCACTCGTGATGCCCTGGTGCCTGCGTTGCGCCAGGTCCTGGAGGACTTCTACGGCAGTGACATTCAGAAGAGCCCTGATATGTCACGCATTGTAACACCTAAACACTGGACTCGTCTGATGGGACTGCTCAACAGGACCAAGGGCAAGGTCGTTGTGGGAGGAGAGCACGATGAGAAGGATAGGTACATAG CTCCTACAGTAGTGGTGGATGTAGCTGAAGATGATGCTCTAATGGAGGAGGAGATCTTTGGCCCCATCCTGCCGATCCTCACAATTGAGTCTCTGGAGGAAAGCATCAAATTaaccaaaagaaaagagaagccTCTGGCCTTTTATGTTTTCTCAGATGAATCCTCT GTGGTGAAGAAGGTGCTGGAAAATTCAAGCAGTGGAGGATTCTGCTCTAATGATGGAATTGTCCACATGGCCCTGCCAGGCCTGCCCTTTGGAGGTGTAG GAAACAGTGGATTTGGTCACTACCATGGTCACTGGGGCTTTGAGGCATTCAGTCACCGGCGAGCAGTCATGCTGCGTGGTTGGGCTTTGGAAAAACTTAACGCCCTGCGCTACCCACCATATAGCGATGAAAAGTTGAGCTGGCTGCGCTGGACCACCTCGCCCAAGAGCTGCTCAATCATGTGA
- the LOC116312171 gene encoding serine/threonine-protein phosphatase 4 catalytic subunit B, translating to MCVTMGDISDLDRQIEQLRRCELIKENEVKALCAKAREILVEESNVQRVDSPVTVCGDIHGQFYDLKELFRVGGDVPETNYLFMGDFVDRGFYSVETFLLLLALKVRYPDRITLIRGNHESRQITQVYGFYDECLRKYGSVTVWRYCTEIFDYLSLSAIIDGKIFCVHGGLSPSIQTLDQIRTIDRKQEVPHDGPMCDLLWSDPEDTTGWGVSPRGAGYLFGSDVVAQFNAANDIHMICRAHQLVMEGYKWHFNETVLTVWSAPNYCYRCGNVAAILELDEHLQREFIIFEAAPQETRGIPSKKPVADYFL from the exons atgtgtgtgaCAATGGGGGACATTAGTGATCTGGACCGACAGATAGAGCAGCTCAGACGCTGTGAGCTCATCAAGGAAAATGAAGTCAAAGCACTGTGTGCCAAAGCTAG AGAGATTTTGGTTGAAGAAAGCAATGTCCAGAGAGTAGATTCTCCTGTTACG GTTTGTGGAGATATACATGGTCAGTTCTATGACTTGAAAGAACTTTTTaga GTGGGAGGAGATGTCCCGGAGACAAATTATCTGTTCATGggtgactttgtggacagagGTTTCTACAGTGTGGAGACTTTTCTTCTGTTGCTAGCTCTTAAG GTACGCTATCCAGACCGGATTACCTTGATCCGGGGAAACCACGAGTCCCGGCAGATCACCCAGGTCTACGGCTTCTACGACGAGTGCCTCCGCAAATATGGCTCAGTCACTGTCTGGAGATACTGCACAGAGATTTTCGACTACCTGTCCCTCTCTGCTATCATCGATGGGAAG ATTTTCTGTGTGCACGGGGGCTTGTCTCCCTCCATACAGACACTGGACCAGATCCGGACCATTGATAGAAAACAGGAAGTGCCCCATGATGGACCAATGTGTGACCTCCTGTGGTCAGACCCTGAAG ACACCACAGGCTGGGGGGTGAGTCCTAGAGGTGCCGGCTACTTATTTGGGAGTGACGTAGTGGCTCAGTTCAATGCCGCCAACGACATCCACATGATTTGTCGAGCTCATCAGCTAGTTATGGAAGGCTACAAGTGGCACTTCAATGAGACGGTGCTCACTGTGTGGTCAGCACCCAATTACTGCTACAG ATGTGGCAATGTGGCAGCCATCTTGGAGTTGGATGAGCATCTACAGCGGGAGTTCATCATATTTGAAGCCGCACCACAAGAGACCAGAGGCATACCTTCCAAGAAACCAGTAGCCGACTATTTCCTGTGA